In Blautia wexlerae DSM 19850, a single window of DNA contains:
- a CDS encoding virulence-associated E family protein, translated as MNSELQNCQQTEPCTVEEIRNSLEQSEKGKVYNTAANYKRVLQYDPLLKGAIRKNLLTERIDIVKPLGWYRDSPTLTDVDVKYLLLYFEENYGLTVEKKIIDAVAVIANENRYHPVCDFLNALQWDGTERIRFCLHRFLGSDTDDYTYEALKLFLLGAISRAFKPGCKFEVMLCLVGGQGAGKSSFFRLLAVNDDWFSDDLKKLDDENVYRKMQGHWIIEMSEMIATANAKSIEEIKSFLSRQKETYKIPYETHPADRKRQCVFGGSSNTLDFLPLDRTGNRRFVPVMVYPERAEVHILADEQASREYINQMWAEAMEIYRSGNFRLRFSPAMNAYLKAHQKDFMPEDTKAGQILDYLERYSGSIVCSKQLYKEALGHDYDEPKQWELREINDIMNNAVTGWRAFSNPRYFPEPYRRQKGWERIRNDNEPDNSMDGFQEIPTEEMEQLGLPEEWLKQK; from the coding sequence TTGAACAGCGAATTGCAGAACTGTCAGCAGACAGAACCATGCACAGTAGAAGAAATCCGAAACAGCTTAGAGCAGAGCGAGAAAGGTAAGGTTTATAATACTGCCGCAAATTATAAGCGTGTTCTGCAATATGACCCGCTTTTGAAAGGGGCTATCCGAAAAAATCTTCTGACCGAAAGAATCGACATTGTGAAGCCCCTCGGTTGGTATCGTGACAGCCCGACATTGACGGATGTGGATGTGAAATATCTGCTCCTATATTTTGAAGAAAACTATGGATTGACCGTAGAGAAGAAAATCATAGACGCAGTTGCGGTTATTGCCAATGAAAACCGTTACCACCCTGTCTGTGATTTTCTCAATGCCTTGCAATGGGACGGAACGGAACGCATACGCTTCTGTCTGCACCGCTTTCTCGGTTCTGATACAGATGATTACACCTATGAAGCATTGAAGTTGTTTCTGTTGGGTGCTATCTCACGAGCCTTTAAGCCGGGGTGTAAATTTGAGGTAATGCTCTGTCTTGTAGGCGGTCAGGGAGCCGGAAAGTCCTCTTTCTTCCGTTTGCTTGCGGTCAATGATGACTGGTTCTCTGATGATTTGAAAAAGCTGGATGATGAAAATGTGTACCGCAAAATGCAGGGGCATTGGATTATTGAAATGTCGGAAATGATTGCAACTGCCAACGCTAAGAGCATTGAAGAAATCAAGTCCTTTCTGAGCCGACAAAAGGAAACCTATAAGATACCCTATGAAACACATCCGGCAGACAGAAAACGACAATGTGTGTTTGGAGGTTCTTCTAATACCCTTGACTTTCTTCCCCTTGACCGAACAGGCAACCGCCGCTTCGTTCCGGTTATGGTCTATCCTGAAAGGGCTGAGGTTCATATTTTGGCGGATGAACAGGCTTCCAGAGAGTATATCAATCAGATGTGGGCAGAAGCTATGGAGATTTACAGAAGCGGCAATTTCCGTCTGAGATTCAGTCCGGCTATGAACGCTTATCTGAAAGCCCACCAAAAGGACTTTATGCCGGAGGACACAAAGGCAGGACAGATTTTAGATTATCTGGAACGCTATTCCGGCAGCATAGTCTGCTCCAAACAGCTTTACAAAGAAGCACTGGGGCATGATTATGACGAACCGAAACAATGGGAACTGCGAGAGATCAATGACATTATGAATAACGCTGTCACAGGCTGGAGGGCGTTCAGCAATCCGAGGTATTTTCCAGAGCCTTACCGCAGACAAAAAGGCTGGGAGCGTATCAGGAACGACAACGAGCCTGACAACAGCATGGATGGTTTTCAAGAAATCCCGACAGAGGAAATGGAACAGTTAGGGCTTCCGGAAGAATGGTTGAAGCAAAAATAA
- a CDS encoding CHC2 zinc finger domain-containing protein encodes MNVFEVVKENVTARQAAEACGLKVGRTGMACCPFHSDKSPSMKLDERYYCFGCGATGDAVDLTAKLFGIGLREAAVKLAEDFGLNYDSRQKPSVRPRIREPTPEQKYQKGENHCYKVLTDYFHLLREWEKKYAPKQPDEEWNPLFAEALHKKNYIEYLLDILLYGSLEERKALVAEQRKPANKKSSVFLKKISKIRFDILCITFKPPEMPALKVVI; translated from the coding sequence ATGAATGTATTTGAAGTTGTAAAAGAAAATGTTACTGCCCGACAAGCCGCAGAAGCCTGTGGCTTGAAAGTGGGTCGCACAGGTATGGCGTGCTGTCCGTTTCACTCAGATAAGTCCCCCAGTATGAAGCTGGATGAACGCTATTACTGTTTTGGCTGCGGAGCAACCGGAGACGCTGTTGATCTCACAGCGAAGCTATTCGGTATCGGGCTGAGGGAAGCTGCTGTCAAACTTGCTGAAGATTTTGGTCTTAACTATGACAGCCGACAAAAGCCCAGTGTCCGCCCTCGTATTCGTGAGCCGACACCGGAACAGAAGTATCAAAAAGGAGAAAATCATTGCTACAAGGTGCTGACGGATTATTTTCATCTTCTTAGAGAATGGGAAAAGAAATACGCTCCTAAACAGCCGGATGAGGAATGGAATCCCCTGTTTGCAGAAGCACTGCATAAGAAGAACTATATCGAATATCTGCTTGATATTCTTCTGTATGGTTCATTGGAGGAACGAAAAGCACTTGTGGCAGAACAGAGAAAGCCTGCTAATAAAAAGTCAAGTGTTTTTTTGAAGAAAATTTCAAAAATCCGATTTGATATTTTGTGCATAACTTTTAAGCCGCCAGAAATGCCGGCTTTGAAAGTGGTGATATAG
- a CDS encoding tyrosine-type recombinase/integrase has product MAKGSVRKKGKKWYYRFYVEDASGNLVQKECVGTESKSETEKLLRQAMDDYEKKKFVAKAENLTVGQLLDVWAEEELKTGTLSNGTVENYLGTIRNIKKHPLAERKLKNVTSEHLQSFFDLLSFGGVHPDGKERKGYSKDYIHSFSAVMQQSFRFAVFPKQYITFNPMQYIKLRYQTDEVDLFSDEDMDGNIQPISREDYERLLAYLKKKNPAAILPIQIAYYAGLRIGEACGLAWQDVNLEEQCLTIRRSIRYDGSKRKYIIGPTKRKKVRIVDFGDTLVEIFRNARKEQLKNRMQYGELYHTNYYKAVKEKNRVYYEYYCLDRTEEVPADYKEISFVCLRPDGCLELPTTLGTVCRKVAKTLEGFEGFHFHQLRHTYTSNLLANGAAPKDVQELLGHSDVSTTMNVYAHSTRDAKRKSVRLLDKVVGND; this is encoded by the coding sequence ATGGCAAAAGGATCTGTAAGAAAAAAAGGAAAGAAATGGTACTACCGCTTCTATGTAGAGGACGCAAGCGGCAATCTTGTTCAGAAAGAATGCGTTGGAACAGAAAGCAAAAGTGAAACTGAAAAACTGCTCCGTCAGGCAATGGATGATTATGAGAAAAAGAAATTTGTTGCCAAAGCGGAAAATCTCACAGTCGGACAACTTTTGGATGTGTGGGCAGAGGAGGAATTAAAAACAGGTACGCTCAGCAATGGTACTGTGGAGAATTACCTCGGAACAATCCGAAATATTAAGAAACATCCGCTGGCAGAACGGAAATTAAAAAATGTAACCTCTGAGCATTTGCAATCCTTTTTTGATTTGCTTTCCTTCGGGGGAGTTCATCCCGACGGAAAAGAGAGAAAGGGTTACAGCAAAGATTACATCCATTCTTTTTCCGCAGTCATGCAGCAGTCCTTCCGCTTTGCAGTATTTCCAAAACAGTATATTACGTTTAATCCCATGCAGTATATTAAACTGCGGTATCAGACGGATGAAGTTGATTTGTTTTCAGACGAGGACATGGACGGAAATATCCAACCAATTTCACGAGAAGATTATGAAAGATTGCTTGCTTATCTGAAAAAAAAGAACCCAGCCGCAATACTTCCAATCCAGATAGCCTATTATGCCGGGCTTCGTATTGGAGAAGCCTGCGGTTTGGCGTGGCAGGACGTAAATCTGGAAGAACAATGCCTTACCATAAGACGTAGCATCCGATACGATGGCTCAAAGCGCAAATATATCATCGGACCAACCAAGCGGAAAAAAGTGAGGATTGTTGATTTTGGAGATACGCTGGTAGAGATTTTCCGTAATGCCCGGAAAGAGCAGTTAAAAAATCGAATGCAGTACGGAGAACTTTATCACACGAACTACTACAAAGCGGTCAAAGAGAAAAACAGAGTGTACTACGAATATTATTGCTTAGACAGAACAGAGGAAGTCCCGGCAGATTATAAAGAAATTTCTTTCGTCTGTTTAAGACCGGATGGTTGTCTGGAACTTCCAACTACTTTGGGGACTGTTTGCAGAAAGGTGGCAAAAACATTAGAGGGATTTGAAGGCTTTCATTTCCACCAGTTACGTCACACCTATACAAGCAACCTTTTAGCAAATGGAGCTGCCCCAAAAGATGTGCAGGAACTGTTAGGACACTCAGATGTAAGTACCACAATGAATGTCTATGCTCACTCCACAAGAGATGCTAAACGAAAATCAGTTAGGCTTCTTGATAAAGTGGTAGGCAATGATTAA
- a CDS encoding helix-turn-helix domain-containing protein produces the protein MKDKELRKLIGSRVKQRRLELNLTQPYVAEKMGVTASTILRYENGSIDNTKKMVLEGLSEALHVSVEWLKGETDEYETDITDKRELQIRDAMGDILEQLPLALTKEEDAFSKDLLLLMLKQYGLFLDSFQFACKNFKGNDGQTDIAKTIGFESNDEYNEIMFLREITHTINAFNEMADIVRLYSKKPKTAEQRLANLLSEVLYEDSESV, from the coding sequence ATGAAAGATAAAGAATTACGCAAGCTGATAGGGAGCAGAGTAAAACAGCGCCGTCTGGAATTGAATCTGACACAGCCTTATGTCGCAGAAAAGATGGGTGTTACCGCTTCTACAATCCTGCGTTATGAGAATGGTTCGATTGACAATACGAAAAAAATGGTGTTGGAAGGTCTTTCGGAAGCACTCCATGTATCTGTGGAATGGCTCAAAGGGGAAACAGATGAATATGAAACCGATATTACGGATAAGAGAGAATTACAGATTCGTGATGCGATGGGAGATATTCTGGAACAGTTACCACTTGCCCTTACCAAAGAAGAAGATGCTTTTTCAAAAGATTTATTACTGCTGATGTTAAAACAATATGGTCTGTTTTTGGATTCCTTTCAGTTCGCCTGCAAAAACTTTAAGGGGAATGATGGTCAGACGGATATTGCCAAAACAATAGGGTTTGAATCGAATGATGAATATAATGAGATTATGTTCTTAAGGGAAATCACTCACACCATCAATGCTTTTAATGAGATGGCAGACATCGTAAGGCTCTATTCCAAGAAACCCAAAACAGCAGAGCAAAGGCTTGCAAATCTTTTATCAGAAGTCTTATACGAAGATTCCGAATCGGTATAG
- a CDS encoding helix-turn-helix domain-containing protein encodes MTQRKIALSIEEAADYTGIGRNTLRQLVEWKKLPVLKVGRKVLIKTDILEMFMEANEGRDLRDRGNVKAVTRTVAN; translated from the coding sequence ATGACGCAAAGAAAAATTGCATTATCCATCGAAGAAGCTGCTGACTATACGGGAATCGGCAGAAACACCTTAAGACAGCTTGTAGAATGGAAGAAACTTCCAGTATTAAAGGTTGGTCGCAAAGTCCTGATTAAAACCGATATTCTGGAAATGTTTATGGAAGCTAATGAAGGTCGTGATTTGAGGGATAGAGGAAATGTAAAAGCTGTAACAAGAACTGTGGCAAATTAA
- a CDS encoding MobA/MobL family protein — translation MAIFHYTIKIVGRSKGKSVISASAYLNGDVMKNEETGRISYYTSKKEVVYTRLMMCENAPPEWQIVPEENIKRFQKSVRYKRSEDKEAALKKFKITFQKQRLWNEVLKIEKNADAQLGRSFEFALPKEWSRQEQIQYTTDYIQKTFVDRGMCADWSIHDKGDGNPHVHLLLTMRPFNPDHSWGKKEVKDWDFVRDKNGNIVIDESHPNWWQDKKNPDRHGIRIPVLDENGIQKIGARNRLQWKRVLTDATGWNNPKNCELWRSEWAKVCNEHLPLHNQVDHRSYEKQGKLQIPTIHEGADARKIEQKFFAGQEIKGSWKVAENQIIKQQNTLLQKILNTFGKVSGALSLWKERLNDIRRKPGNYTLNGIHDWSNRRTAEPNGRNDSGNAEPGHSTLSYAKTESEITKIKQRVIRAAQHFAKYRGTAFQDGRTENEDRAFGKRKSAMAEIGTEAEQRKQFITETEHRIAELEQQIEKGRDIDERIQRIKERRTVGRTSALDRGDTRRTRTERTAYRGTEDAAQRISDLEREIKQREQSREYSSIKERLEAGRQSIADREREVAKRKRHDRGMSR, via the coding sequence ATGGCGATTTTTCATTACACAATCAAAATAGTCGGACGAAGTAAAGGGAAATCTGTTATCTCCGCTTCCGCATATCTCAATGGGGATGTGATGAAAAACGAGGAAACAGGGAGAATCAGTTATTACACTTCTAAAAAAGAAGTGGTCTACACCCGGCTGATGATGTGCGAAAACGCACCTCCTGAATGGCAGATAGTACCAGAAGAAAATATAAAACGCTTTCAAAAATCTGTCCGATACAAAAGGTCAGAAGATAAAGAAGCTGCTTTAAAAAAATTCAAAATCACATTTCAGAAACAGAGGTTATGGAATGAGGTATTGAAGATTGAAAAAAATGCAGATGCCCAACTTGGCAGGTCATTTGAATTTGCCCTCCCCAAAGAATGGAGCAGACAGGAACAAATTCAATATACAACCGACTATATCCAAAAAACTTTTGTAGATAGAGGAATGTGCGCTGATTGGAGTATCCACGACAAAGGGGATGGCAACCCCCATGTCCATCTGCTTCTAACTATGCGTCCTTTTAACCCGGATCATTCTTGGGGAAAGAAAGAAGTCAAGGATTGGGATTTTGTCAGAGATAAAAACGGAAATATCGTGATTGATGAATCCCATCCGAACTGGTGGCAGGATAAGAAAAACCCTGACCGTCATGGAATCCGTATCCCTGTATTAGACGAAAACGGAATTCAGAAGATTGGAGCAAGAAACCGCCTGCAATGGAAACGGGTGCTGACCGATGCTACTGGATGGAACAATCCAAAAAATTGTGAACTGTGGCGGAGTGAATGGGCAAAGGTATGTAATGAACATCTGCCTTTGCATAATCAAGTTGATCATCGTTCTTATGAAAAGCAGGGAAAACTCCAGATTCCTACCATCCATGAAGGAGCTGACGCAAGAAAGATTGAACAAAAGTTTTTTGCCGGGCAGGAAATAAAAGGCTCGTGGAAAGTAGCGGAAAATCAAATCATAAAACAACAAAACACGTTATTGCAAAAGATACTAAACACCTTTGGGAAAGTATCGGGTGCATTATCATTATGGAAGGAGCGATTAAATGACATTAGAAGAAAGCCGGGAAATTATACCCTTAATGGAATCCATGATTGGTCAAATCGAAGAACAGCAGAACCTAATGGCAGAAATGATTCTGGAAATGCAGAACCGGGACACTCAACTCTCTCTTATGCAAAAACAGAATCAGAAATTACAAAAATTAAACAACGAGTTATCCGAGCTGCTCAACATTTTGCCAAATACCGAGGAACTGCTTTCCAAGATGGAAGAACAGAAAACGAAGATAGAGCTTTTGGAAAACGAAAATCAGCAATGGCAGAAATTGGCACAGAAGCTGAACAGCGAAAACAGTTTATTACTGAAACAGAACACCGAATTGCTGAACTGGAACAGCAGATAGAGAAAGGACGTGATATAGATGAACGAATCCAGAGAATCAAAGAACGCCGAACAGTTGGAAGAACTTCTGCTCTTGACCGAGGAGATACAAGAAGAACTAGAACAGAAAGAACAGCTTATCGTGGAACTGAAGACGCAGCTCAGCGAATCTCTGACCTTGAACGAGAAATTAAACAAAGAGAACAGAGCCGGGAATATTCAAGCATTAAAGAACGACTTGAAGCTGGCAGACAGAGCATTGCGGATCGAGAAAGAGAAGTTGCGAAGCGCAAACGTCATGATAGAGGAATGTCAAGATAA
- a CDS encoding DUF6040 family protein has product MIEECQDKICYLTQERDYARTHQKIVEIPVEKPVLYEKCEACNRTAYQNAKAKYETQKERLAGQYKAKTVMFQTTLFLLAWYSLTTTLFQAVQSDMFLVDCKSFFNDLASFIQTFVGWTIDAGHSAAQISTKIPNAFIAGMVYWLLLILIVGICMAGTGMLAILIEIKVIELYKKNCWDVITLLMILTSVAIVIYFGESIKKVLSVNLLLLFVLSQGAYVGIRCYLKVWLEKRPY; this is encoded by the coding sequence ATGATAGAGGAATGTCAAGATAAAATATGCTATTTAACACAGGAACGGGATTATGCCCGGACACATCAGAAAATCGTAGAAATACCGGTAGAAAAGCCGGTACTCTATGAAAAATGTGAAGCCTGTAACCGGACAGCCTATCAGAATGCAAAAGCAAAATACGAAACACAAAAAGAGCGACTTGCAGGACAGTATAAAGCAAAAACGGTAATGTTCCAAACAACCTTGTTCCTTCTTGCATGGTATTCGTTGACAACCACTCTTTTTCAGGCAGTACAGTCAGATATGTTCCTTGTCGATTGTAAATCATTCTTCAATGATTTAGCATCATTCATACAAACCTTTGTCGGATGGACGATTGATGCCGGGCATTCTGCGGCACAGATTAGTACAAAAATTCCAAATGCTTTTATAGCCGGAATGGTATATTGGTTATTGCTAATATTGATTGTAGGAATATGTATGGCAGGAACAGGGATGCTGGCGATACTGATAGAAATAAAGGTTATAGAATTATATAAGAAAAACTGTTGGGATGTTATTACTCTACTAATGATACTGACAAGTGTTGCTATTGTCATTTATTTTGGAGAATCAATCAAAAAAGTACTGTCAGTAAATCTTCTATTGCTTTTCGTACTTTCGCAGGGCGCATATGTTGGAATTAGATGTTATCTTAAAGTTTGGTTAGAAAAAAGACCATATTAG